One segment of Arvicanthis niloticus isolate mArvNil1 chromosome 5, mArvNil1.pat.X, whole genome shotgun sequence DNA contains the following:
- the LOC117708709 gene encoding PRAME family member 12-like has protein sequence MSTYNPPTLEQLALEMLVRNDAIDFSDLEYLPIMLFPPLFIEAFNRKRTELLKATVAAWPFSYLPVGPLLKSADVEMMQAVLDGIDLLMTQNVPPRRKLQVLDLRDVHQDFWDAWAGREDGACSPDTLRKKQGPESLPTYALTKRLQVVTYLNLYYSLEEDQKCLLQWAKKNGDSLQLICQKMTICVFPMEIIKEVLNIFQPIYIEELEICTPEVLPFLSLFPHFLGQMRNITKFNLHQIDFQYTVVDTVTDVKKCSAEFFSQLAKLDHLQSLYLNCSFIPNDNMEILFRCLKSPLESLSMSFCRLSMSDLEHMSKCQSLYQLKQLHFNAVVFSESCFKSLRILLENVSETLQSLQFEHCRMKDSHLKVLLPALSQCSQLNSINFYYNDFSTPVLKDLLQCMANLNNLTVEVYPAPKECYDPLGDVVVERFFQLCPELLQMLMSKRQPQKFMFATATCPHCLGCCVYDRVPSPCLCWEVIED, from the exons ATGAGCACCTACAACCCTCCCACACTGGAGCAGCTGGCACTGGAGATGCTGGTGAGGAATGATGCCATAGACTTCTCTGATCTGGAATACCTGCCCATTATgctcttcccaccactcttcaTAGAGGCATTCAATAGGAAACGCACAGAGTTATTGAAGGCAACGGTGGCAGCCTGGCCCTTTTCCTACCTCCCTGTGGGACCATTACTGAAATCTGCTGATGTGGAGATGATGCAAGCTGTGCTGGATGGCATAGATCTACTGATGACCCAGAATGTTCCTCCCAG GAGGAAGCTACAAGTGTTAGACTTGAGAGATGTGCATCAGGATTTCTGGGATGCATGggctggaagagaagatggagcgTGCTCACCAGATACTTTGAGAAAGAAGCAAGGCCCAGAGAGTCTTCCTACTTATGCATTGACAAAACGATTGCAGGTGGTCACTTACCTGAACCTCTACTACTCTTTGGAAGAAGACCAAAAGTGCTTGCTCCAGTGGGCCAAGAAGAACGGTGACTCTTTGCAGCTAATCTGTCAGAAGATGACAATTTGTGTCTTCCCCATGGAGATTATTAAGGAGGTCTTGAATATTTTCCAGCCAATCTATATTGAGGAATTGGAAATATGCACACCTGAGGTACTGCCATTCCTAAGTTTATTTCCACATTTCCTTGGCCAGATGAGAAATATTACCAAATTCAATCTACATCAAATTGACTTCC AATATACTGTTGTGGATACAGTGACAGATGTAAAAAAGTGTTCTGCAGAATTCTTTTCTCAGCTTGCCAAACTCGACCATCTCCAGAGTCTCTATTTGAATTGTTCCTTCATTCCCAATGACAACATGGAAATTTTGTTCAG ATGTCTGAAGAGCCCCTTGGAGTCCTTGTCTATGTCTTTCTGCCGACTCTCGATGTCAGACCTGGAACACATGTCAAAGTGTCAGAGCCTCTATCAACTGAAACAACTGCACTTCAATGCTGTAGTGTTTTCTGAGTCATGTTTCAAGAGTCTCCGAATTCTCCTAGAGAATGTATCTGAAACTCTGCAGAGTCTGCAGTTTGAGCACTGCAGGATGAAGGACTCTCATCTCAAAGTCCTCTTGCCAGCCCTGAGCCAGTGCTCACAGCTCAACagtattaatttttactataACGACTTCTCCACTCCTGTACTGAAGGACCTTCTGCAATGCATGGCCAATCTGAACAACTTGACTGTAGAGGTGTACCCTGCCCCAAAAGAGTGCTATGATCCCCTGGGTGATGTTGTGGTGGAGAGGTTTTTTCAACTGTGTCCTGAGCTGCTACAAATGCTCATGTCCAAAAGGCAGCCCCAAAAATTCATGTTTGCTACAGCCACCTGCCCTCATTGTTTGGGATGCTGTGTCTATGACAGGGTTCCCAGCCCTTGCCTTTGTTGGGAGGTAATAGAAGATTGA